Proteins from one Dromiciops gliroides isolate mDroGli1 chromosome 6, mDroGli1.pri, whole genome shotgun sequence genomic window:
- the LOC122731724 gene encoding protein transport protein Sec24C-like yields MNVNQPAPPGVPYGQPQPGYTGYQSSYGGQPGPVIPPSPYGAYNGPMPGYQQLPPPGVPRAPPSSGTPPASSTTRVPSGQSAYGQFGQGDVQNGPSSTVQMQRPMSQPFVPAPVAPPVNQPAAYQPYGPPPTSAQVTSQMAGMQISGPAAPPPSGLGYGPPPTSVASASGNFPGSSQYGSYPPNLAPPTSLAQAHPGAQTPQRSAPLQASNFPPPAAGASRPPSTAGPSMPGQSFGGPPVSQSNHASSPPPQAQPPMPGPPGPPPPMHSTQPGYQLQQNGSFGPARGPQPNYGGAFSEAPNFASQPGPPQAPPPKRLDPDSIPSPQLNELPPQQKTRHRIDPDAIPSPIQVIEDDRNNRGSEPFVTGARGQVPPLVTTNFVVKDQGNASPRYIRCTSYNIPCTSDMAKQAQVPLAAVIKPLARLPPEEAPPYVVDHGESGPVRCNRCKAYMCPFMQFIEGGRRFQCCFCSCVTEVPPQYFQHLDHTYKRVDFYDRPELSLGSYEFLATVDYCKNHKFPRPPAFIFMIDVSYNAIRSGLVKLLCEELKSLLDFLPREGGAEESAIRIDFVTYNKVLHFYNVKSSLAQPQMMVVSDVADMFVPLLDGFLVNVSESRTVINSLLDQIPEMFADTRETETVFAPVIQAGMEALKAAECPGKLFLFHTSLPIAEAPGKLKNRDDRKLLNTDKEKTLFQPQTGFYQSLAKECVTQGCCVDLFLFPNQYVDVATLGVVPHHTGGSIYKYACFQVESDQERFLSDLRQDVQKDVGFDAVMRVQTNTGIRATDFFGSFYMSNTTDVELAGLDGDKTVTVEFKHDDRLSEDSGALIQCALLYTSCAGQRRLRIHNLSLNCCTQLADLYRNCETDTLINYLAKFAYRGVLSSPVKAVRDALISQCAQILACYRKNCASPSSAGQLILPECMKLLPVYLNCVLKSNVLQPGAEVTTDDRAYVRQLVTSMDVAETNVFFYPRLLPLTKVLLESSAEPPAIRASEERLSKGDVYLLENGLSLFLWVGASVQQGVVQNLFSVPSFSQITSGLSVLPVLENPLSNRVRDLIDSFRAQRSRYMKLMVVKQEDKLEMLFKHFLVEDKSLSGGASYVDFLCHMHKEIRQLLS; encoded by the coding sequence ATGAATGTCAATCAGCCAGCTCCCCCTGGGGTGCCATATGGACAGCCTCAGCCTGGCTACACCGGATATCAATCCAGCTATGGTGGGCAGCCGGGACCGGTGATCCCTCCTAGTCCTTATGGAGCCTACAATGGTCCGATGCCAGGCTATCAGCAACTGCCTCCCCCAGGTGTGCCAAGAGCACCACCTTCCTCGGGAACACCCCCAGCCTCTTCTACAACCCGAGTTCCTAGTGGCCAGTCTGCATATGGCCAGTTTGGCCAAGGGGATGTACAGAATGGTCCAAGCTCCACTGTTCAAATGCAGAGGCCTATGTCTCAGCCATTTGTGCCAGCCCCAGTGGCCCCTCCGGTGAACCAGCCAGCTGCATATCAGCCCTATGGCCCTCCCCCAACCAGCGCACAGGTGACCAGTCAGATGGCAGGAATGCAGATCAGTGGCCCGGCTGCCCCTCCACCTTCAGGGTTAGGCTATGGGCCACCACCTACATCAGTGGCTTCAGCCTCAGGAAATTTTCCAGGCTCCAGTCAATATGGCTCTTACCCTCCAAACCTGGCTCCACCTACTAGCCTGGCCCAAGCTCATCCTGGTGCCCAAACCCCACAGCGATCTGCCCCTCTGCAGGCTTCTAATTTCCCACCCCCAGCAGCAGGGGCCTCCAGGCCTCCTTCAACTGCTGGACCATCCATGCCTGGACAGAGTTTTGGGGGGCCCCCAGTGAGCCAGTCCAACCATGCATCCTCACCTCCCCCACAAGCTCAGCCTCCAATGCCTGGCCCCCCAGGACCACCACCTCCTATGCACTCCACCCAGCCAGGCTATCAGCTACAACAAAATGGCTCCTTTGGACCAGCCCGAGGCCCTCAGCCTAACTATGGGGGAGCCTTCTCCGAAGCACCAAACTTTGCCAGTCAGCCTGGGCCTCCTCAGGCACCTCCCCCAAAGCGCCTGGATCCTGATTCCATCCCCAGTCCTCAACTCAATGAGCTGCCTCCTCAGCAGAAAACCAGGCACAGAATAGACCCTGATGCCATTCCTAGCCCAATCCAGGTCATTGAAGATGACAGAAATAACCGGGGGTCAGAGCCATTTGTCACTGGAGCACGAGGACAAGTCCCACCCCTGGTTACCACCAACTTTGTAGTGAAAGACCAAGGAAATGCAAGCCCACGATATATCCGGTGCACATCATATAATATCCCTTGCACATCTGACATGGCCAAGCAGGCTCAGGTGCCCCTAGCAGCTGTCATTAAGCCACTGGCCAGGCTGCCCCCTGAGGAGGCTCCTCCATATGTGGTGGACCATGGGGAATCAGGCCCTGTGCGTTGCAATCGCTGCAAAGCCTACATGTGCCCCTTCATGCAGTTTATTGAAGGCGGGAGGCGCTTCCAGTGCTGCTTTTGCAGCTGTGTAACTGAAGTTCCTCCCCAGTATTTCCAACACCTGGATCACACTTATAAACGTGTGGACTTCTATGACCGGCCTGAACTTTCCCTGGGTTCCTATGAATTCCTGGCTACTGTGGATTACTGCAAGAACCACAAGTTCCCTCGCCCCCCTGCCTTCATATTCATGATTGATGTCTCCTACAATGCTATTAGGAGTGGCCTTGTCAAGCTCCTCTGTGAGGAGCTCAAGTCACTGTTGGACTTCCTGCCCAGGGAGGGCGGGGCAGAGGAGTCGGCTATACGAATTGACTTTGTCACGTACAACAAAGTGCTGCATTTCTACAATGTGAAGAGTTCCTTGGCCCAGCCACAGATGATGGTGGTGTCTGATGTGGCAGACATGTTTGTGCCACTGCTGGATGGCTTCCTGGTCAACGTTAGCGAGTCTCGGACAGTCATCAACAGTTTATTGGACCAGATTCCAGAAATGTTTGCAGATacaagggagacagagacagtatTTGCCCCTGTGATTCAGGCTGGAATGGAAGCCCTGAAGGCTGCTGAGTGTCCAGGGAAGTTGTTTTTGTTCCATACATCTCTGCCCATTGCAGAAGCCCCTGGGAAGCTGAAGAACCGAGATGACAGGAAGCTGCTCAACACTGACAAGGAGAAGACTCTCTTCCAGCCACAAACGGGCTTCTATCAGTCACTGGCCAAAGAGTGTGTGACCCAGGGCTGCTGTGTggacctctttctctttcctaacCAGTATGTCGATGTGGCCACTCTTGGAGTAGTACCCCACCATACTGGTGGCTCCATCTACAAGTACGCTTGCTTCCAGGTGGAAAGTGACCAGGAGCGCTTCCTCAGTGACCTCCGGCAGGATGTACAGAAGGACGTTGGCTTTGATGCTGTGATGCGCGTCCAGACAAACACTGGGATCCGGGCTACAGATTTCTTTGGGTCCTTCTACATGAGCAACACAACAGATGTGGAGCTGGCAGGTCTGGATGGGGACAAGACGGTGACGGTAGAATTCAAGCATGATGATCGCCTCAGTGAAGACAGCGGAGCCCTCATCCAGTGTGCTCTGCTTTACACCAGCTGTGCTGGGCAGCGGAGGCTCCGAATTCACAACCTGTCACTGAACTGCTGCACCCAGCTTGCTGACTTGTATCGGAATTGTGAGACGGACACACTTATCAACTACCTGGCCAAGTTTGCATACCGGGGTGTACTGAGCAGTCCTGTGAAGGCAGTGCGTGATGCTCTCATCAGCCAGTGTGCCCAGATCTTGGCCTGTTACCGAAAGAACTGTGCCAGCCCATCTTCTGCTGGACAGCTCATCCTCCCAGAATGCATGAAGCTTCTCCCTGTGTACCTGAATTGTGTACTGAAGAGTAACGTCCTGCAGCCTGGGGCTGAGGTCACCACTGATGACCGAGCCTATGTCCGGCAGTTGGTCACTTCCATGGATGTGGCAGAAACCAATGTCTTCTTCTATCCTCGGCTCCTACCACTGACAAAGGTTCTGTTGGAAAGCAGTGCTGAACCACCAGCCATCCGAGCATCTGAGGAGCGCCTCAGCAAGGGGGATGTCTACTTGCTAGAGAATGggctttcccttttcctctgggTTGGAGCCAGTGTGCAGCAAGGTGTTGTCCAGAACCTCTTCAGCGTCCCTTCCTTCAGCCAGATTACCAGTGGTCTGAGTGTCTTGCCAGTCCTGGAGAACCCATTGTCCAATAGGGTGCGTGACCTCATTGATAGCTTCCGTGCACAGAGATCTCGTTATATGAAGCTCATGGTGGTGAAACAAGAGGACAAGTTGGAGATGTTATTCAAGCACTTCCTGGTGGAGGACAAGAGCCTGAGTGGGGGTGCCTCCTACGTGGACTTTCTGTGTCACATGCACAAGGAGATCCGACAGCTCCTGAGCTAG